One Virgibacillus proomii DNA window includes the following coding sequences:
- a CDS encoding peptide ABC transporter substrate-binding protein: MKKWLVSMVIILFVVALAACTAKKGAGEEPKDNSKQNGAEESIGQKVLKLNNGREPTSFDPAIGFDNVSWDALNNLLEGLTRLGDDHQPQPAIAERWDVSEDGKTYTFHLRKDANWSNGDPVVAKDFIFAWERLLNPDTGSAAGFLGYFIKGGEAFNNGKGSKDDLGLTAVDEKTLEVELESPTGFFLHLITNPAFFPVNHKVAEENPEWHTEANTFVANGPFKLDAWKHDNEMVFSKNKEYWDAENVRLDGVHWTMIDDVNTEYQMFERGELDSAEIPAELSDQLIDGENVQIVEQGGLDFYRFNVTEEPFQNIKIRKAFALAIDQKEIAEFVVKNKVEPAFGFVSPGFTNPEGKDFRDVNEDLISFNPEEAKALLEEGMKEEGYDELPNVTLSYNTDHVNKDVAETLQGMISEHLGVDVELENTEWNVFLEDQKALKHQLSRSSFLYDYADPINFLESFITGSYMNRTGWSNEKYDEFIANAKSAVDEKKRWEYMYEAEKLLAEEMPIFPIRYYNQVEVLQEGVTNIHRHPVGYLDLKYADKQ, from the coding sequence GTGAAGAAGTGGTTAGTCAGTATGGTCATCATTCTTTTTGTTGTCGCTTTAGCTGCATGTACTGCGAAGAAAGGAGCTGGAGAAGAACCGAAAGATAACAGTAAACAAAACGGAGCAGAGGAAAGCATTGGTCAAAAAGTTTTAAAATTAAATAATGGCCGGGAACCGACATCTTTTGACCCGGCAATCGGCTTTGATAATGTTTCGTGGGATGCTTTAAATAATTTGCTGGAAGGGTTAACTCGCTTAGGAGATGATCATCAACCGCAACCAGCAATTGCAGAGAGGTGGGATGTTTCGGAGGATGGAAAAACGTACACATTTCATTTACGAAAGGATGCAAATTGGTCAAATGGAGACCCAGTTGTAGCAAAGGATTTTATTTTTGCTTGGGAAAGGTTATTAAATCCGGATACTGGTTCAGCTGCAGGATTTCTCGGTTATTTTATTAAAGGTGGCGAAGCATTTAACAATGGTAAAGGCTCTAAAGATGATTTAGGTCTTACTGCAGTAGATGAGAAAACACTTGAAGTAGAATTAGAGAGTCCAACAGGCTTTTTTCTGCATTTAATAACAAACCCGGCTTTTTTTCCGGTAAATCATAAAGTTGCTGAAGAAAATCCAGAATGGCACACCGAAGCAAATACATTTGTTGCGAACGGTCCATTTAAGTTAGATGCTTGGAAACATGATAATGAAATGGTGTTTAGTAAAAACAAAGAATATTGGGATGCAGAAAATGTACGATTAGATGGTGTGCATTGGACGATGATTGATGATGTAAATACAGAATATCAAATGTTTGAAAGAGGGGAATTAGATTCAGCAGAAATTCCAGCAGAATTATCCGATCAATTGATTGATGGGGAAAATGTACAAATTGTTGAGCAGGGCGGGTTGGATTTTTACCGGTTTAATGTGACAGAGGAACCGTTTCAAAATATAAAAATTCGGAAAGCATTTGCTTTGGCAATTGATCAAAAAGAGATCGCAGAATTTGTAGTGAAAAACAAAGTAGAACCAGCTTTCGGTTTTGTATCCCCAGGATTTACGAACCCGGAAGGAAAAGATTTTAGAGATGTTAATGAGGATCTTATTTCTTTTAATCCAGAGGAAGCAAAAGCATTATTGGAAGAGGGAATGAAGGAAGAAGGGTATGATGAACTTCCTAACGTAACATTGTCATATAATACGGATCATGTTAATAAAGATGTAGCAGAAACATTGCAAGGAATGATTAGTGAACATCTTGGTGTTGATGTAGAACTTGAAAATACGGAATGGAATGTATTTCTAGAGGATCAAAAAGCATTAAAACATCAATTGTCACGAAGTTCTTTCTTATATGACTATGCTGATCCAATTAATTTCTTAGAAAGTTTCATTACCGGTTCTTATATGAATCGAACTGGCTGGTCAAATGAAAAATATGATGAGTTCATTGCAAATGCAAAGTCAGCAGTAGACGAAAAGAAACGTTGGGAATATATGTATGAAGCAGAAAAGCTATTAGCTGAAGAAATGCCGATTTTTCCAATTCGTTATTACAACCAAGTAGAAGTGTTACAGGAAGGAGTTACGAATATTCACCGCCACCCAGTTGGTTACCTGGATTTAAAATATGCTGATAAACAATAG
- a CDS encoding ABC transporter ATP-binding protein, which yields MEKLLEVNDLHVTFSTYGGTVKAVRGVDFKLHQGETLAIVGESGCGKSVTANAIMQLIPDPPGKITKGTITFKNKVLTSLSEKQMRSVRGIDISMIFQDPMTALNPTLTIGTQVMEGVRKHQQLSADQAKAKALEMLQLVGIPNPIERLKQYPHQFSGGMRQRIVIAMALICEPELLIADEPTTALDVTIQAQILELFEKIQAATKVAIILITHDLGVVAKIADRIAVMYAGKIIEVGSKREIFYQAQHPYTKGLLNSVPRLDVKGGKLKPIDGTPPDLFSPPQGCPFTARCPLAMEVCDKVYPNTIDKSKSHKVNCWMQDRRAKQLLELTALK from the coding sequence ATGGAGAAATTACTTGAAGTAAATGATTTACATGTTACATTTTCCACCTATGGAGGAACTGTTAAGGCGGTTCGTGGTGTTGATTTTAAATTACATCAAGGAGAGACCTTAGCGATTGTTGGCGAGTCTGGTTGTGGTAAAAGTGTTACGGCTAATGCGATTATGCAGCTGATTCCCGATCCGCCTGGAAAAATAACAAAAGGGACGATTACATTTAAAAATAAAGTATTGACAAGTTTATCGGAAAAGCAAATGCGATCTGTTCGCGGAATTGATATTTCCATGATTTTTCAGGACCCGATGACAGCATTAAACCCAACGCTAACCATTGGAACACAAGTAATGGAGGGTGTACGCAAACATCAGCAACTTAGCGCCGACCAGGCAAAAGCCAAAGCATTAGAAATGCTGCAATTAGTTGGCATCCCCAATCCAATAGAACGTTTGAAGCAATATCCTCATCAGTTTAGTGGTGGGATGAGGCAGCGAATTGTAATTGCAATGGCGCTCATTTGTGAACCAGAACTATTAATTGCTGATGAGCCAACAACCGCGCTCGATGTAACAATTCAAGCACAAATTCTGGAGTTGTTTGAAAAGATTCAGGCAGCAACTAAAGTAGCTATTATTCTAATCACGCATGATTTAGGCGTTGTTGCTAAAATAGCAGATCGAATTGCTGTTATGTATGCAGGAAAGATCATAGAGGTTGGGTCTAAACGTGAGATTTTTTATCAAGCGCAACATCCCTATACAAAAGGGTTGCTAAATTCAGTTCCCCGTCTTGATGTAAAGGGAGGGAAGCTCAAGCCAATTGACGGGACTCCACCTGATTTATTCTCCCCACCACAAGGCTGCCCATTTACTGCGAGATGTCCGCTAGCAATGGAGGTGTGTGATAAAGTTTACCCGAACACGATTGATAAGAGCAAATCTCATAAGGTGAATTGCTGGATGCAGGATAGGCGGGCGAAGCAGCTGTTAGAACTAACAGCACTTAAATAA
- a CDS encoding ABC transporter permease: MNVAEKTSKQLPSPANIPDAWFTWKEKDKAEMQTVSRPSLSYWKDAWRRLVKNKLAMTGLIFLVILAIFANVGPILSPYDVNKQDLPNQYQPPSKAHWFGTDNAGRDVFTRTWYGARISLFVGVMAALIDFTIGIVYGGIAGYKGGRTDHIMMRIIEVLYGLPYLLVVILLLVVLGPSLATIIIALTVTGWVGMARIVRGQVLQIKNYEFVLASKSFGAKTSRIIRKNLLPNTMGPIIIQMTLTVPSAIFAEAFLSFLGLGIQAPFASWGVMANDSLGAILSGHWWTLFFPAFFISFTMFAFNVLGDGLQDALDPKLRK, from the coding sequence ATGAATGTGGCAGAAAAAACATCCAAACAACTTCCTTCTCCAGCAAATATTCCGGATGCTTGGTTCACTTGGAAAGAAAAGGATAAAGCGGAGATGCAGACTGTATCCAGACCATCCTTGTCTTATTGGAAGGATGCTTGGAGGAGACTTGTCAAGAATAAACTTGCAATGACGGGTCTCATCTTTTTAGTTATCCTTGCTATTTTTGCAAACGTTGGGCCAATCCTATCACCTTACGATGTAAATAAACAAGATTTGCCGAATCAATATCAGCCCCCATCCAAAGCGCATTGGTTTGGAACAGACAATGCAGGACGTGATGTGTTTACTAGGACTTGGTATGGGGCGCGAATATCATTGTTTGTTGGAGTTATGGCAGCACTCATCGATTTTACGATAGGAATAGTTTATGGCGGTATAGCTGGTTATAAAGGAGGGCGAACCGATCATATAATGATGCGGATTATTGAGGTTTTGTACGGTCTTCCATATCTGCTCGTCGTTATTTTATTATTGGTTGTCTTGGGTCCGAGCCTAGCGACCATTATTATAGCCTTAACGGTCACCGGTTGGGTAGGCATGGCCAGAATTGTTCGGGGGCAAGTATTGCAAATTAAAAATTATGAGTTTGTTCTGGCCTCTAAATCATTTGGTGCAAAGACATCACGGATTATCCGCAAAAATTTATTACCAAATACGATGGGTCCAATCATTATACAAATGACCTTAACCGTCCCCAGCGCCATTTTTGCAGAAGCATTTTTAAGTTTTTTGGGTCTGGGTATTCAAGCACCGTTTGCGAGTTGGGGTGTGATGGCGAATGACTCCCTAGGTGCAATTTTATCCGGTCACTGGTGGACATTATTTTTTCCAGCCTTTTTTATATCCTTTACCATGTTTGCATTTAATGTGTTAGGTGACGGGCTTCAGGACGCACTAGACCCGAAACTGAGAAAGTAG
- a CDS encoding ABC transporter permease has product MLRYILKRLLIMLVTLWVIVTLTFILMVTIPGSPFNSERGTNEVVQANLEAHYNLDEPYIVQYFLYLKSIVTFDFGPSIKQPSQTVNDMLMRGFPISFELGIITIIVAVLSGVTLGVFAALKHNQIIDYVAMGFAVLGISIPNFVLATLLIQQLAVNIELFPVARWLSPAHMILPITALATGPMAIIARLTRSTMLEVLTQDYIKMARAKGLSPWKIVIKHALKNALMPVITIMGTLLAGILTGTFVIEKIFAVPGMGKYFVESINQRDYPVIMGTTVFYSAFLIIMLFLVDIVYGLLDPRIKLHKKGGK; this is encoded by the coding sequence ATGCTTCGTTACATATTAAAGCGCTTACTCATTATGCTGGTAACTCTGTGGGTAATTGTAACATTAACCTTTATTCTGATGGTTACCATACCAGGATCACCGTTTAATAGTGAGAGAGGGACTAATGAGGTCGTACAGGCTAATTTAGAGGCGCATTATAATCTGGATGAACCTTATATTGTGCAATACTTTTTATATTTAAAGTCGATTGTAACGTTCGATTTTGGTCCATCCATAAAGCAGCCGTCGCAAACAGTGAACGATATGCTGATGCGCGGTTTTCCAATTTCATTTGAATTAGGGATTATAACCATTATTGTTGCCGTTTTATCTGGAGTAACACTGGGGGTTTTTGCAGCATTAAAACATAATCAAATTATTGATTACGTAGCAATGGGATTTGCTGTTTTAGGTATATCAATTCCAAATTTCGTGCTAGCTACACTTCTCATTCAGCAGTTGGCTGTTAATATTGAACTTTTCCCTGTAGCCAGATGGCTGAGTCCAGCCCATATGATCTTACCAATTACTGCACTTGCTACTGGACCAATGGCTATTATTGCTAGATTAACAAGGTCAACCATGCTAGAAGTATTAACACAAGATTACATAAAAATGGCTCGAGCAAAGGGACTATCTCCATGGAAAATAGTTATTAAACATGCATTAAAAAACGCATTAATGCCCGTTATCACAATTATGGGCACGCTCTTAGCAGGAATTTTGACAGGAACATTTGTGATAGAAAAAATTTTTGCTGTTCCGGGCATGGGCAAGTATTTTGTAGAAAGCATAAATCAGCGTGATTATCCAGTTATTATGGGAACAACTGTATTTTATAGTGCGTTCCTCATTATCATGCTATTTCTCGTTGATATTGTATACGGACTTTTAGATCCGAGAATTAAGTTGCATAAGAAGGGAGGAAAATAA
- a CDS encoding M55 family metallopeptidase — MKLYISADMEGITGLPDESFVKATMHNYERSRKVMTEEINCVIVAALKKGCTEVLVNDSHSKMNNILIEHLHPEAKLITGDVKPFSMMEGLDSTFDGAMFIGYHVRAGQFGVMSHTMIHAVRTMYLNDHEIGEMGFNAYLAGFYDVPVLAVTGDDQAAQEAEALIPNVTAVAVKNTISRSSVYSLTPTKANEILSARINDAMERRHHVQPLIPPKQPVLRIEFANYGQAEWANLMPGTYIEPNSTIVTFKAKDILEAYQAMLVMTELAMNTRFS; from the coding sequence ATGAAATTATATATTTCTGCAGATATGGAAGGGATAACGGGCTTGCCGGATGAATCATTTGTTAAAGCTACTATGCATAATTATGAACGATCAAGAAAAGTCATGACAGAGGAAATAAATTGCGTGATTGTTGCTGCTTTAAAAAAGGGATGTACAGAAGTATTAGTTAATGATAGTCATTCCAAAATGAATAATATACTTATTGAGCATCTACATCCAGAAGCAAAACTGATTACCGGAGATGTTAAGCCATTTTCTATGATGGAAGGTTTGGATAGTACCTTTGATGGAGCAATGTTTATTGGTTACCATGTACGTGCCGGTCAGTTTGGGGTAATGTCGCATACCATGATTCATGCTGTAAGAACCATGTATCTTAATGATCACGAAATTGGAGAAATGGGATTTAATGCATATCTTGCAGGTTTCTATGATGTACCCGTTTTAGCCGTTACTGGTGATGATCAAGCAGCTCAAGAAGCAGAAGCGCTTATTCCTAATGTCACTGCTGTAGCAGTAAAAAATACGATATCTCGATCCTCTGTATATAGCCTTACACCAACAAAAGCAAATGAGATATTATCTGCCAGAATAAATGATGCGATGGAACGACGTCATCATGTTCAACCACTTATTCCTCCAAAACAACCGGTGCTGCGAATTGAATTTGCAAACTATGGCCAAGCAGAATGGGCAAATTTAATGCCGGGTACGTACATAGAGCCAAATTCAACGATTGTTACATTCAAAGCAAAAGATATTTTAGAAGCGTATCAAGCGATGCTTGTTATGACAGAACTTGCTATGAATACGAGGTTTTCATAA
- the murA gene encoding UDP-N-acetylglucosamine 1-carboxyvinyltransferase: MEKIIVRGGHQLKGTVKIEGAKNAVLPVIAASLIASEGKSVIKDVPELADVYTINQVLRSINANVHFESNTVTVDASNQLITEAPFEYVRKMRASVLVIGPLLARYGHAKVAMPGGCAIGSRPIDLHLKGFEAMGAETHVGNGFVELKVSKRLKGAKIYLDMPSVGATENIMMAAALAEGKTIIENSAKEPEIVDLANYLNKMGAKIVGAGTETIRIEGVEKLRGVEHSIIPDRVEAGTFMVAAAITQGNVLIQNAVPEHLRSVISKLEEMNVKVIEEENGLRVIGPKKLKATDIKTLPHPGFPTDMQSQMMALMLAAEGTSVITETVFENRFMHVEEFRRMNAKMKIEGHSVIIEGPSDLQGAEVAATDLRAAAALVLAGLAADGVTRVTELKHLDRGYVNFAGKLAALGADVERVDDNGNTVVPFMKVEHLNKTIAAELS, from the coding sequence ATGGAAAAAATCATCGTAAGAGGCGGACACCAATTAAAAGGCACTGTTAAAATTGAAGGTGCTAAAAATGCTGTGCTTCCTGTCATTGCCGCTAGTCTTATTGCTAGTGAAGGAAAAAGCGTTATAAAAGATGTTCCTGAACTTGCTGATGTATATACAATAAACCAAGTATTAAGGAGTATAAATGCTAACGTACATTTTGAAAGTAATACAGTAACGGTAGATGCTTCCAATCAATTGATCACAGAAGCTCCATTTGAATATGTTCGGAAAATGCGTGCCTCTGTCCTCGTTATAGGACCTTTATTGGCACGCTATGGTCATGCAAAAGTTGCTATGCCAGGGGGGTGTGCCATCGGTTCAAGACCTATAGATTTACATCTAAAGGGTTTTGAAGCAATGGGGGCAGAAACTCATGTTGGTAATGGGTTTGTTGAACTAAAAGTCAGCAAGCGTCTTAAAGGTGCAAAAATTTATTTAGATATGCCTAGTGTCGGTGCAACTGAAAATATTATGATGGCAGCAGCATTGGCTGAAGGAAAAACAATCATTGAAAATAGTGCAAAAGAGCCTGAAATCGTCGACTTAGCAAATTACCTTAATAAGATGGGTGCCAAAATAGTTGGTGCGGGAACAGAAACGATCCGTATTGAGGGCGTTGAAAAGTTGCGCGGCGTGGAACATTCAATTATTCCTGACCGTGTGGAAGCGGGAACGTTTATGGTAGCAGCAGCAATTACACAAGGTAATGTGTTGATCCAAAATGCAGTTCCTGAGCATCTGCGCTCTGTTATTTCAAAATTAGAGGAAATGAATGTAAAGGTTATTGAAGAAGAAAATGGACTGAGAGTTATAGGACCAAAGAAATTGAAAGCTACAGACATTAAAACATTACCGCATCCTGGGTTTCCTACAGATATGCAATCACAAATGATGGCTTTGATGCTGGCAGCAGAAGGTACAAGTGTAATCACAGAGACAGTTTTTGAAAATCGATTTATGCATGTTGAAGAATTCAGACGCATGAATGCAAAAATGAAAATTGAAGGTCATAGTGTAATTATTGAAGGGCCTAGTGATTTACAAGGAGCTGAAGTAGCAGCTACAGATTTGCGTGCAGCAGCAGCATTAGTATTAGCTGGATTAGCCGCTGACGGTGTGACGAGAGTAACAGAATTAAAACATCTTGACCGCGGTTATGTTAACTTTGCTGGCAAATTAGCAGCTTTAGGGGCAGATGTGGAAAGGGTAGATGATAATGGGAATACAGTCGTTCCATTTATGAAAGTCGAACATTTAAACAAAACGATTGCGGCAGAGCTGTCCTAA
- a CDS encoding YwmB family TATA-box binding protein, producing the protein MRKSIILCILLLFISNNMMTQPAEAYTDELTDMASFVVNNQVEIENWQTTWKESFSHQQAEALIKALSAKYDKTVTKHKKIIKISFKNSRITGNIDVSYSVSLPRQKKLSAELVVVIQGSSWNHIIAQEYREIVNSSVDNYFSAKAKRFSCLATKENDIINGDYFLNMLINYFQVEQIQTQFDTVKKSVHKKIIYGYTPLWNQQISIDSVPMNFQIAVTETGSDNPTYMIGTPILINEY; encoded by the coding sequence ATGAGAAAATCTATTATTCTATGTATCCTATTATTATTTATATCGAATAATATGATGACTCAACCAGCAGAAGCTTATACCGATGAGTTGACAGATATGGCTTCGTTTGTAGTCAATAATCAAGTGGAAATAGAAAATTGGCAAACTACTTGGAAAGAATCATTTTCACATCAACAAGCAGAAGCGTTAATTAAAGCATTGAGTGCTAAGTATGACAAAACAGTGACAAAACATAAAAAAATAATAAAAATTTCTTTTAAAAACAGTCGCATTACTGGAAATATAGACGTATCTTATAGTGTGAGCCTTCCGCGTCAGAAAAAACTATCTGCAGAACTGGTAGTTGTCATTCAAGGAAGTAGTTGGAATCACATTATTGCACAAGAATATAGAGAAATCGTCAACTCCAGTGTAGATAATTATTTTTCAGCCAAGGCAAAGAGATTTTCTTGTCTGGCGACTAAAGAAAATGATATAATTAATGGTGACTATTTTTTAAACATGCTCATAAATTATTTTCAAGTTGAACAAATACAGACACAATTCGATACAGTTAAAAAATCAGTGCATAAAAAAATTATATACGGGTATACACCACTGTGGAATCAACAGATTTCAATCGACAGTGTTCCCATGAATTTTCAAATTGCAGTAACAGAAACTGGATCGGACAATCCTACATACATGATAGGAACACCTATCCTAATAAATGAATATTAA
- a CDS encoding DUF1146 family protein: protein MFSIGQQAIIGIISHLLFIYLTWRLMMSVNFEPLIRKGRAKEAQILILFLTIVIGSGVSRFFLEVLQWSRDLNHLF, encoded by the coding sequence ATGTTTTCGATAGGTCAACAAGCGATTATTGGCATCATATCACATCTTCTGTTTATTTACTTGACATGGCGATTAATGATGTCGGTTAATTTTGAACCGTTAATAAGGAAAGGAAGAGCGAAAGAAGCTCAAATTTTGATTTTGTTTTTGACGATTGTAATAGGTTCTGGAGTAAGCCGATTCTTCTTAGAAGTGTTACAATGGTCTAGAGACTTAAATCATTTATTTTAA
- a CDS encoding F0F1 ATP synthase subunit epsilon, translating into MKTLTVSVVTPDGPVLEDDYEMVSCKAESGELGILPGHIPLVAPLSINAVRLKRGNSEDKLAVNGGFMEVRPDQVTILAQSAEKPSDIDIERAKRAKERAERRLQSKQDHIDMLRAELALRRALNRLNVSSVSR; encoded by the coding sequence TTGAAAACACTAACTGTAAGTGTTGTTACTCCTGATGGACCAGTATTGGAAGACGATTATGAAATGGTAAGCTGTAAAGCAGAAAGCGGGGAGTTAGGGATTTTACCCGGACATATTCCGCTTGTTGCTCCACTGTCAATTAATGCTGTACGTCTCAAGCGTGGTAATAGTGAAGATAAATTGGCAGTTAACGGCGGTTTCATGGAAGTCCGACCAGATCAAGTGACAATTTTAGCACAGTCTGCTGAAAAGCCTTCAGATATTGATATTGAACGAGCAAAACGAGCAAAGGAACGCGCTGAACGCCGACTCCAGTCTAAGCAGGATCATATTGATATGTTAAGAGCGGAGTTAGCACTACGTCGGGCGTTAAATCGTTTAAATGTCAGTAGTGTCAGCAGGTAG
- the atpD gene encoding F0F1 ATP synthase subunit beta encodes MSKGRITQVMGPVVDVKFEDGLLPDIHNALVVKAADGAVNTELTLEVALHLGDNTVRTIAMSSTDGLKRGLEVEDKGRPISVPVGDVTLGRVFNVLGDNIDLEEPLPADVRRDPIHRKSPDFEDLTTETEILETGIKVVDLLAPYVKGGKIGLFGGAGVGKTVLIQELINNIAQEHGGISVFAGVGERTREGNDLYFEMKDSGVISKTAMVFGQMNEPPGARMRVALTGLTMAEYFRDEQGQDVLLFIDNIFRFTQAGSEVSALLGRMPSAVGYQPTLATEMGQLQERITSTKKGSVTSIQAIYVPADDYTDPAPATTFAHLDATTNLDRGLSEQGIYPAVDPLASTSRALDPEIVGEEHYQVAVEVQKTLQRYRELQDIIAILGMDELSDEDKLVVARARRIQFFLSQNFHVAEQFTGQKGSYVPVEETVKGFKEILEGKHDDLPEDAFRLVGRIEEVVEKAKSMQ; translated from the coding sequence ATGAGCAAAGGACGTATTACACAAGTAATGGGACCTGTCGTTGACGTTAAATTCGAAGACGGTCTGTTACCAGATATACACAACGCTCTTGTTGTTAAAGCTGCTGATGGAGCAGTTAATACAGAGCTTACTTTAGAAGTTGCTCTTCATTTAGGTGATAATACGGTTCGTACGATTGCTATGTCATCTACTGATGGCTTAAAGCGCGGATTGGAAGTAGAAGATAAAGGAAGACCAATTTCTGTTCCGGTTGGAGATGTTACATTAGGGCGAGTATTTAATGTACTTGGAGACAATATTGATTTAGAAGAGCCGTTACCAGCGGATGTCCGCCGTGACCCTATCCATAGAAAGTCACCGGACTTTGAAGATTTAACAACCGAAACCGAGATTTTAGAGACAGGAATTAAAGTTGTAGATTTACTAGCACCTTATGTAAAAGGTGGTAAAATTGGTTTATTTGGTGGTGCCGGTGTTGGAAAAACGGTACTTATTCAGGAACTGATTAATAATATCGCACAAGAACACGGTGGAATTTCTGTATTTGCCGGTGTTGGTGAACGTACACGTGAAGGAAATGATCTTTACTTTGAAATGAAGGATTCAGGGGTTATCTCTAAAACAGCCATGGTATTTGGGCAAATGAACGAACCGCCTGGAGCTCGTATGCGTGTTGCATTAACGGGATTAACAATGGCAGAATACTTCCGTGATGAACAAGGACAAGATGTGTTGCTATTTATTGATAATATTTTCCGTTTTACGCAAGCAGGTTCCGAAGTGTCTGCATTATTAGGACGTATGCCTTCTGCGGTTGGTTATCAACCAACTTTGGCAACAGAGATGGGACAATTGCAGGAACGAATTACGTCAACAAAAAAAGGTTCTGTTACATCAATTCAAGCTATTTATGTACCAGCTGATGACTATACAGACCCTGCACCAGCAACCACGTTTGCTCACTTGGATGCTACCACTAACCTTGACCGTGGCTTATCAGAACAAGGAATTTACCCAGCGGTGGATCCATTAGCTTCTACATCTCGAGCACTAGATCCTGAAATTGTTGGAGAAGAGCATTATCAAGTAGCAGTAGAAGTGCAAAAAACACTTCAACGTTATCGTGAATTACAGGATATTATTGCTATCTTGGGTATGGATGAATTAAGTGATGAAGATAAACTTGTAGTCGCTCGTGCACGGCGTATTCAATTCTTCTTATCCCAGAATTTCCACGTAGCTGAACAATTTACTGGGCAAAAGGGATCTTATGTACCAGTAGAGGAAACGGTTAAAGGGTTTAAAGAAATATTAGAAGGAAAGCATGATGATTTACCTGAGGATGCGTTCCGTTTAGTTGGTCGCATCGAAGAAGTTGTAGAAAAAGCAAAAAGTATGCAATAA
- the atpG gene encoding ATP synthase F1 subunit gamma — translation MASLRDIQSRINSTKKTRKITSAMQMVSASKMAKAEQNTKAFEPYSKKIQEVVAHIASSATDATHPMLEKREVKKTGYMIITADKGLVGAYNSNILKSLYHKIQERHQSKEDYTIITIGRKGYEFCKKMDLPIAQSIIGIGDQPDFADIKQIASETVQLYADEEIDELYILYNHYVSAISQQVTTTKLLPITDIEEHSNNTSFHDEYEYEPNEQQILEVLLPQYAESLIYGAILEGKASEHAASMTAMKSATDNAGELIDKLTLTYNRVRQAAITQEITEISGGVAALE, via the coding sequence TTGGCATCACTTAGGGATATTCAAAGTAGAATTAACTCTACGAAGAAAACAAGAAAAATAACTTCTGCTATGCAAATGGTATCTGCATCTAAAATGGCAAAGGCAGAGCAAAATACAAAAGCTTTCGAGCCATATAGTAAAAAAATTCAAGAAGTAGTAGCTCATATTGCCAGTTCTGCAACGGATGCAACTCATCCAATGCTTGAGAAACGGGAAGTGAAAAAAACGGGCTATATGATAATAACAGCAGATAAAGGTTTAGTTGGTGCTTACAATAGTAATATTTTAAAAAGCCTTTATCATAAAATTCAAGAACGCCATCAATCCAAAGAGGATTACACGATTATTACGATTGGTCGAAAGGGTTATGAATTTTGTAAAAAAATGGATCTGCCAATAGCTCAGAGTATTATTGGTATTGGAGATCAACCTGACTTTGCAGATATAAAACAGATCGCATCAGAAACTGTTCAATTATATGCAGATGAAGAAATCGATGAGCTATATATCCTATATAACCATTATGTTAGTGCCATTTCTCAACAGGTGACGACAACTAAATTGTTACCAATTACTGATATAGAGGAACATAGTAACAATACAAGCTTTCATGATGAATATGAATATGAACCAAATGAGCAGCAAATCCTCGAAGTACTTTTACCGCAGTATGCTGAAAGTCTTATTTATGGAGCAATATTAGAGGGTAAAGCGAGTGAGCATGCGGCAAGTATGACAGCGATGAAGAGCGCCACAGATAATGCTGGTGAGCTTATTGATAAACTAACATTGACCTATAACCGTGTGCGTCAAGCTGCAATTACACAGGAAATTACAGAAATTAGTGGTGGGGTAGCTGCACTAGAGTAG